The DNA segment AGACTCATGGACCAGCCAGATCCCTTCGGCTTCATCGGCCTCACCTACGACGACGTCATGCTGCTTCCGGGCCACACCGACGTGATCCCGAGCGAAGCGGACACCTCCTCCAGGCTTACGCGCCGCATCACGCTCTCGTCTCCTCTGTTGTCGTCCGCTATGGACACGGTGACCGAGTCGCGCATGGCCATCGCGATGGCGAGAAACGGCGGCATCGGCATCCTGCACCGCAACCTCTCGATCGACGACCAGGCGACGCACGTCGACAAGGTCAAGCGCAGCGAGTCGGGCATGATCACCAACCCGGTCACGACGACGCCGGACGCGACCGTGGCAGAAGTGGATGCCCTGTGCGGCGAGTTCCGCGTCTCGGGGCTGCCCGTCGTCGAGGGCGACGGTCGGCTCGTCGGGATCATCACCAACCGTGACATGCGCTTCGTCTCGCCGTTCGAGAAGGACACGACGCTCGTGCGCGACGTCATGACCACGAGGAACCTCATCACCGCCCAGGTCGGCATCGACCCGGACGAAGCGCTCGCGATCTTCGCCCAGCACAAGATCGAGAAGCTCCCTCTGGTCGACCCCGACGGACGCCTGCGCGGACTCATCACGGTCAAGGACTTCGACAAGAGCGAAAAGTACCCCAACGCGACAAAGGACCCCGAGGGACGCCTGCGGGTCGGCGCCGCGATCGGATTCTTCGGTGACGCGTGGGAGCGGGCCACGGCGCTCGCCGAAGCCGGTGTCGACGTCATCGTCGTCGACACCGCGAACGGCGACTCCTCCGGAGTGCTCAACATCATCCGCCGGATGAAGTCCGACCCCGGCTTCGCCCACATCGATGTCATCGGCGGCAACGTCGCCACGAGGTCCGGCGCCCAGTCGCTCATCGATGCCGGGGCGGATGCCGTCAAGGTCGGCGTCGGTCCGGGATCGATCTGCACGACCAGGGTCGTTGCCGGAGTCGGCGTTCCCCAGGTGACCGCGGTCTACGAGGCGTCCCTCGCCGCGCGCGAGCACGGCA comes from the Marisediminicola antarctica genome and includes:
- the guaB gene encoding IMP dehydrogenase — protein: MDQPDPFGFIGLTYDDVMLLPGHTDVIPSEADTSSRLTRRITLSSPLLSSAMDTVTESRMAIAMARNGGIGILHRNLSIDDQATHVDKVKRSESGMITNPVTTTPDATVAEVDALCGEFRVSGLPVVEGDGRLVGIITNRDMRFVSPFEKDTTLVRDVMTTRNLITAQVGIDPDEALAIFAQHKIEKLPLVDPDGRLRGLITVKDFDKSEKYPNATKDPEGRLRVGAAIGFFGDAWERATALAEAGVDVIVVDTANGDSSGVLNIIRRMKSDPGFAHIDVIGGNVATRSGAQSLIDAGADAVKVGVGPGSICTTRVVAGVGVPQVTAVYEASLAAREHGIPVIADGGLQYSGDIAKALVAGADTVMLGSLLAGCDESPGDLIFLNGKQFKSYRGMGSLSALQTRGKKTSYSRDRYFQADVPSDEQLIAEGIEGKVPYRGPLSAVAYQLIGGLRQSMFYTGARTIAELKQKGKFVRITAAGLKESHPHDVQMVVEAPNYQR